The proteins below come from a single Pseudomonas sp. MYb118 genomic window:
- a CDS encoding ABC transporter permease, with amino-acid sequence MIPAWIVEYAELLGRGLQTTVSLLLLSSVCGFLLAILVALARISRYKVIARASLFYTSVFRGTPLLIQIYIFYYGLGSLFAQFPLIRGSFVWPYLRDGYWYIVFALVLSMGAYVGEVIRGGLLAVPKGEMEAASAFGMTARQSLLRVRLPRAMRLLLPTLAGETVMLLKSTALASTIAVIDLLGAANVVRAQILQVYEPLLLVAGVYVCLTFLIEALFGFIERSGTPVRRSA; translated from the coding sequence ATGATTCCAGCGTGGATAGTCGAATACGCCGAGCTGTTGGGTCGCGGCCTGCAAACCACCGTCAGCCTGTTGCTGCTGTCCAGTGTCTGCGGTTTTCTGCTGGCGATCCTCGTGGCACTGGCGCGTATCTCCCGATACAAGGTGATCGCCAGGGCCAGCCTGTTCTACACCAGCGTGTTCCGGGGCACGCCGCTGCTGATCCAGATCTACATCTTCTACTACGGACTGGGCAGCCTGTTCGCGCAGTTCCCGCTGATTCGCGGCAGCTTTGTCTGGCCCTACCTGCGTGACGGCTACTGGTACATCGTCTTCGCCCTGGTGCTGTCGATGGGCGCCTACGTCGGCGAGGTGATTCGCGGCGGCCTGCTGGCGGTGCCCAAAGGCGAGATGGAAGCGGCCTCGGCCTTCGGCATGACCGCGCGCCAGTCGTTGCTGCGCGTGCGCCTGCCTCGGGCCATGCGCCTGCTGTTGCCAACGCTCGCCGGTGAAACGGTGATGCTGCTCAAGTCCACGGCGCTGGCCTCGACCATCGCCGTGATCGACCTGCTCGGCGCCGCCAACGTGGTGCGCGCGCAAATCCTGCAAGTGTACGAACCGCTGTTGCTGGTGGCGGGGGTGTACGTGTGCCTGACCTTCCTGATCGAAGCGCTGTTCGGCTTCATCGAGCGCAGCGGCACACCCGTGCGCAGGTCCGCCTGA
- a CDS encoding acetate--CoA ligase family protein has protein sequence MSIRDNLKRLLNPRHLAFVGGRSMARALKRCADGGFTGPMWLVNPQHTTLEGVPCVASIADLPCAPDGVFIATNRELTLACIGELAAKGAGGAICYASGFAEIGEQGAALQQELLQAAGDMALLGPNCYGLLDYLHNVALWPVAHGGKTVEKGVAILTQSGNFAYNLSMSDRSLPLAYMASVGNQAQLGVAELMDALLDEPRVTAIGLHLEGLKNVPGFARVAHKALEQGIPVIALKTGVSQIGAELALSHTSSLAGSDALYDSLFERLGVIRVSGPVSFVETLKAAACGNLPAGPSLIALACSGGDAGLIADYAERNHLGLPKLAAEQRLALAQVLPSYANLVNPLDFTTAIWGERDALQQMLDTALQTPADAALLVLDYPAEFTGERKECDLLLELFCQGLERHGKVGFVTSAFPELLPASARERLHARGVAALQGVEDGLAAWACIAHYRARREALLGGGQSALALLCPQAVAGQGQLLDEWQSKQALRPFGLPLPDARLCHPDQALEQAGSLGYPLVLKVVSAELPHKTEAGGVALNLKDEQALSAALERMRNQLAQHAPTVAFDQVLLERMAAPPLAELIVGIKRETGFGLALVIGAGGILVELLKDSRSLLLPTTDQAIHDALLGLRCAPLLTGFRGGPAVDMPALVQAIRAVADYACENAERLLELDVNPLLVNADGALAVDALIRLA, from the coding sequence ATGTCGATCAGAGACAACCTCAAGCGTCTGCTCAACCCCCGGCACCTGGCCTTCGTCGGCGGGCGCAGCATGGCGCGGGCGCTGAAGCGCTGCGCCGACGGCGGTTTCACCGGCCCGATGTGGCTGGTCAACCCGCAACACACGACCCTCGAAGGCGTGCCGTGCGTGGCGTCCATCGCCGACCTGCCTTGCGCGCCGGACGGCGTGTTCATCGCCACCAACCGTGAACTGACGCTGGCCTGCATCGGCGAGCTGGCCGCCAAAGGCGCTGGCGGCGCGATCTGCTACGCCTCCGGTTTTGCCGAAATCGGCGAGCAAGGGGCGGCGCTGCAACAAGAGCTGCTACAGGCGGCCGGCGACATGGCGCTGCTCGGCCCCAACTGCTACGGCCTGCTCGACTACCTGCACAACGTGGCGTTGTGGCCGGTGGCCCATGGCGGCAAGACGGTAGAGAAGGGCGTGGCGATCCTGACCCAGAGCGGCAACTTCGCCTACAACCTGTCGATGAGCGACCGCTCGCTGCCGCTGGCCTACATGGCGTCGGTGGGCAACCAGGCACAACTGGGCGTGGCCGAGCTGATGGACGCCTTGCTCGACGAGCCTCGGGTCACCGCCATCGGTCTGCACTTGGAAGGGCTGAAGAACGTGCCGGGCTTTGCCCGCGTGGCGCACAAGGCCCTGGAGCAAGGCATCCCGGTGATCGCGCTGAAAACCGGGGTGTCGCAGATCGGCGCCGAGTTGGCGCTCAGCCACACCAGTTCGCTGGCCGGTTCCGATGCGCTGTACGACAGCCTGTTCGAGCGCCTGGGGGTGATTCGTGTCAGTGGCCCGGTGAGTTTTGTCGAGACCCTCAAGGCCGCTGCCTGCGGCAACCTGCCGGCGGGGCCGAGCCTTATCGCGTTGGCGTGTTCCGGTGGCGATGCCGGGCTGATCGCCGACTACGCCGAACGCAATCACCTGGGCTTGCCCAAGCTCGCCGCCGAGCAACGGCTCGCGCTGGCGCAGGTGCTGCCCAGCTACGCCAACCTGGTCAATCCGCTGGACTTCACCACGGCGATCTGGGGCGAGCGCGACGCCCTGCAACAGATGCTCGATACGGCCCTGCAAACCCCGGCTGACGCGGCGCTGCTGGTGCTCGACTATCCCGCTGAATTCACTGGCGAGCGTAAGGAATGTGATTTGCTGCTGGAGCTGTTTTGCCAGGGGCTGGAACGCCACGGCAAGGTTGGCTTTGTCACCTCGGCTTTCCCCGAGCTGCTGCCGGCCAGCGCCCGTGAGCGTCTGCACGCCAGGGGCGTGGCGGCGCTGCAAGGTGTCGAGGATGGCCTGGCGGCCTGGGCGTGCATCGCCCATTACCGCGCGCGTCGAGAAGCCTTGCTCGGTGGCGGGCAATCGGCACTGGCGTTGCTCTGCCCGCAAGCGGTGGCGGGGCAGGGGCAACTGCTGGATGAGTGGCAATCGAAACAGGCCTTGCGCCCGTTCGGCCTGCCGTTGCCAGACGCGCGCCTGTGCCATCCGGACCAGGCCCTGGAGCAGGCGGGCAGCCTCGGTTACCCGCTGGTGCTCAAGGTGGTCAGCGCCGAGCTGCCGCACAAAACCGAGGCCGGCGGCGTTGCCCTCAATCTCAAGGACGAGCAGGCCCTGAGCGCCGCGCTCGAACGCATGCGCAACCAGCTTGCCCAGCATGCGCCGACGGTGGCCTTCGATCAGGTCTTGCTCGAACGCATGGCCGCACCGCCGCTGGCCGAGTTGATCGTCGGCATCAAGCGCGAAACCGGCTTCGGCCTGGCGCTGGTGATCGGCGCCGGCGGGATCCTGGTCGAGCTGCTCAAGGACAGCCGCAGCCTGTTGCTGCCGACCACCGACCAGGCCATCCACGATGCGCTGTTGGGGCTGCGCTGTGCGCCGTTGCTCACCGGCTTTCGCGGCGGCCCGGCGGTGGACATGCCGGCGCTGGTGCAGGCGATTCGTGCAGTGGCGGACTACGCCTGCGAGAACGCCGAGCGCCTGCTGGAGCTGGATGTGAACCCTTTGCTGGTCAATGCCGACGGCGCGTTGGCGGTGGACGCGCTGATCCGCCTGGCCTGA
- a CDS encoding aminotransferase class I/II-fold pyridoxal phosphate-dependent enzyme: MRFSPFVERIAGDGVAAWDIHNAAFEARRRGEDVIILSVGDPDFPTPDFITDAAIHALREGDTHYTEIAGRQALREAIATRYGKLFDRELQASNVIIVAGAQNALFATSMCLLNAGDEVIALDPMYVTYEATLKASGATLVRVPCAADAGFRLDAAVLAKAITPRTRAIFFSNPNNPTGVVLSREELQGIADLAIAHDLWVVVDEVYESLAFEREHVSLAALPGMAERCVVIGSLSKSHAMTGWRTGWIVADPALVAHAETLVLSMLYGLPGFVMEAALTAVQAHDEVTHGMRDIYRHRRDLVVAGLADCPGISVLTPDAGMFVLIDVRATGLTSLEFAWRLLREAGVSVLDAAAFGEPAQGFVRLSFTLGEERLSEACRRIRDFVRVLHGEAPRPALGAVSATAAAVEPVVARTMIEVDQLHKRFGNIEVLKGVSLTAREGDVISLIGASGSGKSTLLRCINMLEVPDQGRILVDGESIQLNHTRPGAPLVSDTKQLVRIRSSLGMVFQNFNLWPHRTVLENLIEAPTQVLRESRAEATERAEALLERVGLAAKRNEYPAFLSGGQQQRVAIARALAMRPKVMLFDEPTSALDPELVGEVLRVIRSLAEEGRTMILVTHEMAFARDVSTKIAYLHQGLIEETGSPDEVFVHPRSERCRQFVNAHQTR; the protein is encoded by the coding sequence ATGCGGTTTTCACCCTTTGTTGAACGGATAGCAGGCGACGGCGTAGCCGCCTGGGACATTCACAACGCGGCGTTCGAAGCCAGGCGCCGGGGTGAGGATGTGATCATCCTCAGCGTGGGCGATCCGGATTTCCCCACGCCCGACTTCATCACCGACGCCGCCATCCACGCCCTGCGCGAAGGCGATACCCACTACACCGAAATCGCTGGCCGCCAGGCCCTGCGCGAAGCCATCGCCACGCGCTACGGCAAACTGTTCGATCGCGAGCTGCAAGCCTCCAACGTGATCATCGTCGCCGGTGCGCAGAACGCCTTGTTCGCCACCTCGATGTGCCTGCTCAACGCCGGCGACGAGGTGATTGCCCTCGACCCGATGTACGTGACCTACGAAGCGACCCTCAAGGCCTCCGGCGCCACCCTGGTGCGGGTGCCGTGTGCGGCCGATGCCGGTTTTCGCCTGGATGCCGCCGTGCTGGCCAAGGCCATCACTCCGCGCACCCGGGCGATTTTCTTTTCCAACCCGAACAACCCCACCGGTGTAGTGCTCAGCCGCGAAGAACTGCAGGGCATCGCCGACCTCGCCATCGCCCATGACCTGTGGGTGGTGGTGGACGAGGTCTACGAAAGCCTGGCGTTCGAGCGCGAGCACGTGAGCCTGGCGGCGTTGCCGGGCATGGCCGAGCGCTGCGTGGTGATCGGCAGCCTGTCGAAATCCCACGCCATGACTGGTTGGCGCACCGGTTGGATCGTCGCCGACCCGGCGCTGGTCGCCCATGCCGAAACCCTGGTGCTGAGCATGCTCTACGGCTTGCCGGGGTTCGTCATGGAAGCGGCGCTGACGGCGGTGCAGGCCCATGACGAAGTGACCCACGGCATGCGGGACATCTACCGTCATCGCCGTGACCTGGTGGTGGCGGGGCTGGCCGACTGTCCGGGCATTTCGGTGCTCACCCCCGATGCCGGGATGTTCGTGCTGATCGACGTGCGCGCCACCGGCCTGACCTCGCTGGAATTCGCCTGGCGCCTGCTGCGCGAGGCCGGCGTCTCGGTGCTGGACGCGGCGGCGTTCGGCGAGCCGGCGCAAGGTTTCGTGCGGCTGTCGTTCACCCTCGGTGAAGAACGCCTGAGCGAGGCGTGCCGGCGCATTCGCGATTTCGTCCGGGTCCTGCACGGCGAAGCGCCGCGACCTGCACTTGGCGCTGTCAGCGCAACTGCTGCGGCCGTCGAGCCGGTGGTGGCCAGGACCATGATCGAGGTCGATCAACTGCACAAACGCTTTGGCAACATCGAGGTGCTCAAGGGCGTTTCGCTGACCGCGCGCGAGGGCGATGTGATCTCGCTGATCGGCGCCAGCGGCTCGGGCAAGAGTACCTTGCTGCGCTGCATCAACATGCTCGAAGTGCCGGACCAGGGGCGCATCCTGGTGGACGGCGAAAGCATCCAGCTCAACCACACCCGTCCTGGCGCGCCGCTGGTGTCCGACACCAAGCAATTGGTGCGCATCCGTTCCAGCCTGGGCATGGTGTTCCAGAACTTCAACCTCTGGCCCCATCGCACGGTGCTGGAGAACCTCATCGAGGCGCCGACCCAGGTCCTGCGCGAAAGCCGCGCCGAGGCCACCGAACGGGCCGAAGCCTTGCTCGAACGCGTAGGGCTGGCGGCCAAGCGCAACGAGTACCCGGCGTTCCTGTCCGGGGGGCAGCAGCAACGGGTGGCCATCGCCCGGGCCCTGGCCATGCGGCCCAAGGTCATGCTGTTCGATGAACCCACCTCGGCACTCGACCCGGAACTGGTCGGCGAAGTGCTGCGGGTGATCCGCTCCCTCGCGGAGGAAGGCCGGACCATGATCCTGGTGACCCATGAAATGGCCTTCGCCCGCGATGTGTCGACCAAGATCGCCTACCTGCACCAGGGGCTGATCGAGGAAACCGGTTCGCCGGATGAAGTGTTCGTACACCCACGCAGTGAACGTTGCCGGCAGTTCGTCAACGCTCACCAGACTCGCTAA
- a CDS encoding transporter substrate-binding domain-containing protein → MGNRRLANWLTGVACVMLAGMSAAQAQPIRFAVAAEPYPPYTEKQANGEWKGFEVDLIHKLCSEMKAECEIKEVAWDGIIPSLLAKKIDVIFSSMSVTEEREKQIAFSKAYYDSVVAVVGPKNVSVKKYPDDLKGKTIGVQNSTVSASYLKTYYEKIADVKYYDTQDSVNADLIAGRLDLMMADGTAMAAFVKTPDAKDLAYLGAVPYDPIFGKGVGAGLRKDDAELKAKLDKAITSLLASKDYDDLSEHYFGTSVKPAF, encoded by the coding sequence ATGGGAAATCGACGTTTGGCAAACTGGTTGACCGGCGTGGCCTGCGTAATGCTGGCCGGGATGAGTGCGGCGCAGGCCCAGCCGATCAGGTTCGCGGTGGCCGCCGAACCCTATCCGCCGTACACCGAAAAGCAGGCCAATGGTGAGTGGAAGGGCTTCGAAGTGGACCTGATCCACAAGCTGTGCAGCGAGATGAAAGCCGAGTGCGAGATCAAGGAAGTGGCGTGGGACGGCATCATTCCTTCGTTGCTGGCGAAGAAGATCGACGTGATTTTCTCCTCCATGTCGGTGACCGAAGAACGGGAAAAACAGATCGCCTTCAGCAAGGCCTACTACGACTCGGTGGTCGCCGTGGTCGGGCCGAAAAACGTCTCGGTGAAGAAGTACCCCGATGACCTCAAGGGCAAGACCATCGGCGTGCAGAACTCGACGGTCAGCGCCAGCTACCTGAAGACCTACTACGAAAAAATCGCCGACGTTAAGTATTACGACACCCAGGATTCGGTCAACGCCGACCTCATCGCCGGGCGCCTCGACCTGATGATGGCCGACGGCACCGCCATGGCCGCCTTCGTCAAGACGCCGGACGCCAAGGACCTGGCCTACCTCGGCGCCGTCCCGTACGACCCGATCTTCGGCAAGGGCGTGGGCGCCGGGCTGCGCAAGGACGACGCCGAGCTCAAGGCCAAGCTCGACAAGGCAATCACCTCGCTGCTGGCCAGCAAGGACTATGACGACCTGTCCGAGCATTACTTCGGGACCAGCGTGAAACCGGCGTTCTGA
- a CDS encoding 5-guanidino-2-oxopentanoate decarboxylase codes for MNAQSTRQPTSTTLTGGQALVRLLANYGVDTVFGIPGVHTLELYRGLPGSGIRHVLTRHEQGAGFMADGYARVSGKPGVCFVITGPGVTNAATAIGQAYADSIPMLVISSVNHTASLGKGWGCLHETQDQRAITAPITAFSAVALSTDDLPQLIARAFAVFDSERPRPVHISVPLDVLSGTISRDWSGEVVRRPGRGLPDAQALNEAARRLQDARRPMIIAGGGALAAGAELQALSERLAAPLFTSVAGKGLLAPDAPLNAGASLCVQAGWELIAQADVVLAVGTEMADTDYWRERLPLEGEVIRVDIDSRKFNDLYPCAVALHGDARQTLGALLERLPDAAREAVDAARAVAQLKAAVRAGHGELQALHQRILDRIAAALPADGFISSDMTQLAYTGNYAFDSQGIRSWLHPTGYGTLGYGLPAGIGAKFGAPQRPGLVLVGDGGFLYTVQELATAVEELDSPLVVLLWNNDALGQIRDDMQNLDIEPVGVLPRNPDFALLATAFGCTVRQPQNLAELERDLRQGFEHAGVTLIELKHACAMG; via the coding sequence ATGAACGCACAATCGACCCGGCAACCCACCTCCACGACCCTCACGGGTGGCCAGGCGCTGGTGCGTCTGCTGGCCAATTATGGGGTCGATACCGTGTTCGGCATTCCCGGCGTGCACACCCTGGAGCTGTATCGCGGCCTGCCCGGCAGCGGCATCCGCCATGTGCTGACCCGCCACGAGCAGGGCGCCGGCTTCATGGCCGACGGTTATGCCCGGGTCAGTGGCAAGCCGGGGGTGTGCTTCGTCATCACCGGCCCCGGTGTCACCAACGCCGCGACCGCCATTGGCCAGGCCTACGCCGACTCGATCCCGATGCTGGTGATTTCCAGCGTCAACCACACCGCCAGCCTCGGCAAAGGCTGGGGTTGCCTGCACGAAACCCAGGACCAGCGCGCAATCACCGCGCCCATCACCGCGTTTTCCGCCGTGGCCCTGAGCACTGACGACCTGCCGCAATTGATCGCCCGCGCCTTTGCCGTGTTCGACAGCGAACGGCCACGGCCGGTGCATATTTCCGTGCCGCTGGACGTGTTGTCCGGGACGATCAGCCGCGACTGGAGTGGCGAGGTGGTGCGCCGTCCCGGACGTGGTCTGCCGGATGCCCAGGCATTGAACGAAGCCGCCCGACGCCTGCAAGACGCCCGGCGGCCGATGATCATCGCCGGCGGTGGCGCCTTGGCGGCGGGCGCTGAGTTGCAGGCCCTGAGCGAACGCCTTGCCGCGCCGCTGTTCACCAGCGTTGCCGGCAAAGGCCTGCTCGCGCCGGATGCGCCGTTGAATGCCGGCGCCAGCCTGTGCGTGCAAGCGGGTTGGGAATTGATCGCCCAGGCGGATGTGGTGCTGGCGGTCGGCACGGAAATGGCCGACACCGATTACTGGCGCGAGCGCCTGCCGCTGGAAGGCGAGGTCATTCGCGTCGATATCGACTCGCGCAAGTTCAACGACCTCTACCCCTGCGCCGTGGCCCTGCACGGCGATGCTCGGCAAACCCTGGGCGCGTTGCTCGAGCGGCTGCCCGACGCCGCGCGCGAAGCGGTGGACGCCGCACGTGCCGTGGCCCAGTTGAAAGCAGCGGTGCGAGCCGGCCACGGTGAGTTGCAGGCCCTGCATCAGCGCATCCTCGACCGCATCGCCGCCGCGCTGCCCGCCGATGGTTTCATCAGCAGCGACATGACCCAACTGGCCTACACCGGCAACTACGCGTTCGACAGCCAGGGCATCCGCAGCTGGCTGCATCCCACCGGCTACGGCACTTTGGGTTATGGCTTGCCGGCGGGCATCGGCGCCAAGTTCGGCGCCCCGCAACGCCCCGGCCTGGTGCTGGTGGGGGACGGCGGGTTTCTCTACACCGTGCAGGAACTGGCCACAGCCGTCGAAGAACTCGACAGCCCGTTGGTGGTGCTGCTGTGGAACAACGACGCGCTGGGGCAGATCCGCGACGACATGCAAAACCTGGACATCGAACCGGTGGGCGTGCTGCCGCGCAACCCGGACTTCGCGCTGCTGGCCACGGCCTTCGGCTGCACGGTACGCCAGCCGCAGAACCTGGCGGAACTGGAGCGCGATTTGCGCCAGGGCTTTGAGCACGCCGGGGTGACGCTGATCGAACTCAAGCACGCTTGCGCGATGGGCTGA
- a CDS encoding ABC transporter permease: MFELISFSETGWGGALLRGLWMTLQISAGAFVLGLLIGLVVACLKLNGPRPIATLMRGYTTLFRAVPELLLILLLYYVGSMLINALMAELGYGVVNVSGPLAAIVVLGLVQGAYASEIFRAAIQAIPYGQIEAAKAFGLHGLALFRRVTLPIMAPYAMAGMANLWINLIKDSALISVVGTNELLYTAKQGAGSTRHYLLFYLTAAAMYYAVTLVSNYLSGRLERRIRRWMPLVE; the protein is encoded by the coding sequence ATGTTCGAGTTGATCAGTTTCAGTGAAACCGGCTGGGGCGGGGCGTTGTTGCGGGGGTTGTGGATGACCCTGCAGATCTCCGCCGGGGCCTTTGTCCTTGGCCTGTTGATCGGGCTGGTGGTGGCCTGTCTCAAGCTCAACGGCCCACGGCCGATCGCCACGCTGATGCGCGGCTACACCACCCTGTTTCGCGCCGTGCCCGAGTTGCTGTTGATCCTGTTGCTGTATTACGTCGGCTCCATGCTGATCAACGCGTTGATGGCCGAACTGGGTTATGGCGTGGTCAATGTCAGCGGTCCGCTGGCGGCCATCGTCGTGCTCGGGCTGGTGCAGGGCGCCTACGCCTCGGAGATTTTCCGCGCGGCGATCCAGGCGATTCCCTACGGCCAGATCGAAGCGGCCAAGGCCTTCGGCCTGCACGGCCTGGCGCTGTTTCGCCGGGTCACGCTGCCGATCATGGCGCCCTATGCCATGGCGGGGATGGCCAACCTGTGGATCAACCTGATCAAGGACAGCGCATTGATCAGCGTGGTCGGCACCAACGAGCTGTTGTACACCGCCAAGCAAGGCGCGGGTTCGACACGCCATTACCTGTTGTTCTACCTCACGGCCGCCGCTATGTATTACGCGGTGACGCTGGTGTCCAACTACCTGTCGGGACGGCTGGAGCGACGCATTCGTCGCTGGATGCCCTTGGTCGAGTGA
- a CDS encoding TetR family transcriptional regulator C-terminal domain-containing protein codes for MAEQAHFLRMDPESRKANLVAATLTCLKKYGFVGTSIRKICAEAGVSVGLISHHYAGKDELVADAYLHITGQVMSLLREAVANAGEGARQQFSAFFEASFSPRMLDPQLLEAWLAFWGAVKTADAINRAHDHSYGEYRTIMGEALRLLAQEEGWEAFDSGLASIGLSALLDGLWLEAGLNPETFTPAQGVQICEAWVDGLQMGGYRRFVVG; via the coding sequence ATGGCGGAGCAAGCGCACTTTCTGCGCATGGACCCGGAATCGCGCAAGGCCAACCTGGTGGCGGCGACGTTGACCTGCCTGAAAAAGTACGGGTTCGTCGGCACCTCGATCCGCAAGATCTGCGCCGAGGCCGGGGTGTCGGTGGGGCTGATCAGTCATCACTATGCCGGCAAGGACGAGCTGGTGGCGGACGCCTATCTGCACATCACCGGGCAGGTGATGAGCCTGCTGCGCGAGGCGGTGGCGAATGCGGGCGAGGGCGCGCGGCAACAGTTTTCGGCGTTCTTCGAAGCGTCGTTTTCCCCGCGCATGCTCGACCCGCAGTTGCTCGAAGCGTGGCTGGCGTTCTGGGGCGCGGTGAAAACCGCCGATGCGATCAACCGCGCCCACGATCACTCCTATGGCGAGTACCGCACGATCATGGGCGAAGCCTTGCGCCTGCTGGCGCAGGAGGAGGGCTGGGAAGCCTTCGACAGTGGCTTGGCCTCGATTGGTCTGAGCGCCTTGCTCGATGGCCTGTGGCTGGAGGCCGGGCTCAACCCCGAAACCTTCACGCCGGCCCAGGGCGTGCAGATCTGCGAAGCCTGGGTCGATGGCCTGCAAATGGGCGGGTATCGACGCTTCGTCGTGGGGTGA
- a CDS encoding NAD(P)H-dependent oxidoreductase, producing the protein MNVLILHAHPEPQSFTSALRDEAVQTLQAQGHEVQVSDLYAMNWNPVASAKDFSQRDNPDYLVYALEQRLGVKGKSIAPDIQQELDKLLWADLLILNFPIYWFSMPAILKGWVDRVLVSGVCYGGKRFYDQGGLTGKKALVTVTLGGREHMFGEGAIHGPLEDMLRPLLRGTLAYVGLDVLPPFVAWHVPYISHEAREQFLADYRQRLTHLEQDSSLVFPRLAQFDEALYPIR; encoded by the coding sequence ATGAATGTACTGATACTCCACGCCCATCCCGAACCGCAATCCTTCACCAGCGCTTTGCGCGATGAGGCGGTGCAGACCTTGCAGGCCCAGGGGCACGAGGTGCAGGTTTCCGATCTGTACGCGATGAACTGGAACCCGGTGGCCAGCGCCAAGGATTTTTCCCAGCGCGATAACCCCGACTACCTGGTGTACGCCCTCGAACAACGCCTGGGGGTCAAGGGCAAAAGTATCGCGCCGGACATCCAGCAGGAGCTGGACAAGCTGCTGTGGGCTGACCTGCTGATCCTCAACTTCCCGATCTACTGGTTCTCCATGCCGGCGATTCTCAAGGGCTGGGTCGACCGGGTGCTGGTGTCCGGCGTCTGTTACGGCGGCAAGCGTTTCTACGATCAGGGCGGCCTGACCGGCAAGAAAGCGCTGGTCACCGTCACCCTCGGCGGGCGCGAGCACATGTTCGGTGAAGGCGCGATCCACGGCCCGCTGGAAGACATGCTGCGCCCGTTGCTGCGCGGCACGCTGGCGTATGTCGGCCTGGACGTGCTGCCGCCGTTCGTGGCCTGGCACGTGCCGTACATCAGCCACGAGGCGCGCGAGCAGTTCCTGGCGGACTATCGCCAGCGCCTGACACATCTGGAACAGGATTCGTCGCTGGTTTTCCCACGTCTTGCGCAGTTCGACGAGGCGCTGTATCCCATCCGCTGA
- a CDS encoding winged helix-turn-helix domain-containing protein encodes MTGCVLIVSDDAQVHQPLRSILEPHGFEIHGAGSLAQADACLAGLPVALVLLDARWPDALAVTRQWREGSSVGIMLIGDDTDRLAALECGADEYLVQPVQPRELLARARNLLRRVNPPVPMDTHLKRFAGWTLDTGRRRLKAGDGRETPLSHGEFQLLNVFMRNVGLTLSRDQLMDQLRNREWLPNDRSIDVLVGRLRRKLQDNPADPELIITIHGAGYLFTAAASLAA; translated from the coding sequence ATGACGGGGTGTGTGCTGATTGTGAGCGACGATGCGCAGGTCCACCAACCGCTGCGCAGCATTCTCGAGCCGCACGGGTTCGAGATCCACGGCGCCGGCTCGCTCGCCCAGGCCGACGCCTGCCTCGCCGGCTTGCCCGTCGCCCTGGTGCTGCTCGATGCCCGCTGGCCGGATGCCCTGGCCGTGACCCGGCAATGGCGCGAGGGTTCGTCGGTCGGGATCATGCTGATTGGCGACGACACCGACCGGCTGGCGGCGCTGGAGTGCGGCGCCGACGAATACCTGGTGCAACCCGTGCAGCCCCGGGAACTGCTCGCCCGTGCGCGCAACCTGTTGCGTCGGGTCAACCCGCCCGTGCCAATGGATACCCATCTCAAACGCTTCGCCGGCTGGACTCTCGACACCGGTCGCCGGCGCCTCAAGGCTGGCGACGGTCGGGAAACCCCGCTCAGCCATGGCGAGTTCCAGTTGCTCAACGTGTTCATGCGCAACGTCGGGCTGACCTTGAGTCGCGACCAGTTGATGGATCAGTTGCGCAACCGTGAATGGCTGCCCAATGACCGCTCCATCGACGTGCTGGTGGGGCGCCTGCGGCGCAAGTTGCAGGACAACCCCGCCGACCCCGAGTTGATCATCACCATCCATGGGGCAGGCTACCTGTTCACCGCGGCCGCTTCGTTGGCGGCCTGA